The Pseudanabaena galeata CCNP1313 genome has a segment encoding these proteins:
- a CDS encoding COG3415 family protein — protein sequence MERLKLTLSNADYQQCLKLCRKGTSHISMLNRAQVLLAMHNGAAIPAIIKVLGIERTGLWRLRSQYLRCGLNDALADHRRKRDVANTA from the coding sequence ATGGAAAGACTAAAACTAACACTCTCAAATGCTGATTATCAGCAATGCCTAAAGCTTTGTCGCAAGGGGACTAGTCACATCTCTATGCTCAATCGCGCTCAAGTGTTGCTAGCTATGCACAATGGAGCCGCTATCCCAGCAATAATCAAGGTTCTAGGGATCGAAAGGACAGGGTTATGGCGACTGAGATCGCAATATCTCCGATGTGGTTTAAATGACGCTTTAGCAGATCATCGTCGTAAGCGTGATGTTGCAAATACAGCCTAA
- a CDS encoding ArsR/SmtB family transcription factor — MPAKSKTQPIKTDDAPTCEIHLVHLDKVVACQSEIFSPKQAQQMADFFAVLSDPHRLRLISALAGQELCVCDLAVAMKMSDSAVSHQLRILRSARLVTYRKEGRNVYYSLADEHIVNLYREVAEHLQEV, encoded by the coding sequence ATGCCAGCCAAGTCAAAAACACAGCCTATAAAAACTGATGATGCACCAACCTGTGAGATTCATCTGGTGCATCTAGATAAGGTGGTTGCTTGTCAGTCTGAGATATTCTCGCCCAAACAAGCACAACAGATGGCAGATTTTTTTGCAGTGTTATCCGACCCTCATCGATTGCGCCTCATCTCTGCTCTCGCAGGACAAGAACTATGTGTTTGTGATTTGGCTGTAGCCATGAAAATGAGTGATTCTGCGGTGTCTCATCAACTGCGAATTTTGCGATCGGCGAGATTAGTCACGTACCGTAAAGAAGGGCGTAATGTTTATTACAGCCTTGCAGACGAGCATATTGTCAACCTCTATCGAGAAGTTGCCGAGCATTTACAA